The genomic region CTGGCCTGCTCACGCCTGGCGTTGCCTTCGATCTGGTTAAGGCCATTCGCGAAGCGACCGGATTGCCTGTGCACACTCACAGCCATGCCACATCCGGCCTCGCCAGCATGGCTCACCTCAAGGCTGTTGAAGCCGGTGCCACGATCATCGACACCTGCATCTCCGCCTTTTCCGAAGGTGCCAGCCATCCCACCACTGAAAGCCTGGTGGCCGCATTGGCCGGAACAGAATACGACACCGGCATCAATCTCGCCGATCTCGAAGAAATCGCTGCCTATTTCCGCGAAATCCGCAAACTCTACTGGCAATACGAAAGCAGTTTCACCGGCGTCGACCCACGCGTACTGATTAGCCAGGTACCTGGCGGCATGATTTCCAACCTTTCCAACCAGCTCAAGGAACAAGGCTCACTGGATCGCATGGACGAAGTGCTGGCGGAAATCCCGCGCGTACGGGAAGACCTGGGTTACCCTCCGCTTGTGACTCCGACATCGCAGATCGTTGGCAGTCAGGCCGTGATTAACGTCTTGACCGATGGCCGTTATAAAACCATCACCAATGAAGTCAAGCTGTATATGCAGGGCCGCTATGGTCAGGCGCCGGGCATCATCAATGAGGCGGTAAGGGATCTGGCCATCGGCACTCAGGAAGTCATCACCTGCCGGCCAGCAGATCTGATTCCGGATGAAATGGATAAATTGCGCAACGAAATCGAAGACGTTGCCAAAACGGAAGAAGACGTGCTCACCTATGCCATGTTCCCGGATCTTGGCCGCACTTTCCTGCAGGAACGTAACGCAAACAAGCTCACTCCGGAAGTACTATTACCGATCGAAGCCAAAAATGCCAGCTCTTCGACCCGCTTCGCCGCTGATGAATTCCGTATCACGCTGCACGGCGAAACTTACCACATTCGCCTCACCGGCACCGGGCACGGTTCGCAAACCGAGCGCCCATACTACGTATCTGTGGATGGCGTGACTGAAGAAGTCTTCGTTGAAGCACTCAATGAAATCGAAGTCAGTGCCGATGGCAGCTCAACCGGCAAAGCCAAATCGACCAGCAAAATCAGCTCTAGCGGCCGTCCACGTCCCAGCCATGCAGGCCATGTCACGACAGCCATGCCGGGCAACATCGTTGACGTACTCGTCAGCACCGGGCAAAAAGTCAAAGCGGGTGACCCGGTTTTGGTCATTGAAGCGATGAAAATGGAAAATGAAATCCAGGCTTCGATTTCAGGTACGATCATCAACCTGTTTGTGGTTAAAGGCGATGCAGTAACCCCCGATCAGGCTCTGCTTGAGATTCAACCTGAGTAATCGCAACAATGATAGCAACTTCAAGGACGCTTGTACTCGCCTCAACCTCGCCTTACCGGCGGGAATTGTTAGCGAAACTGCAAGTGAACTTCGAAGTTGCCGCTCCCGAAGTTGATGAAACTCCCCTGCCCGATGAAACCCCTGCTGCTGCCGCACTGCGTCTATCTGCACTCAAAGCCAAAGCCGTAGCGGACCGCTTCCCCAACGCGCTGATCATCGGGTCCGATCAGGTTGCCACGCTCAACGGCATGCACATAGGCAAACCCGGCACGCACGACAAGGCCGTGGCTCAGCTCCGCCTGATGCGCGGGCAGCAAATTGTTTTTCATACCGCGTTAAGCTTGTACAACAGCGCAACCGGCCGTCTGCAATCAGACATCATCCCGACAACCGTACAAATCCGCCCGCTAACCGATACCCAGATCGAACATTACCTGCGCAAGGACCAACCTTACAATTGCGCAGGGAGTGCCCGCTCCGAGGCTTTAGGCATAGCGATCATGGAAAAAATGGAAGGCTCCGATCCCAATGCATTGATCGGCTTGCCATTAATTGCACTGACTCAAATGTTGATGCATGAAAACTGGGACGTTTTACTGTAAAAACACCCAGCAAGATTTTGGAAATGCCAGGCGCCCCAACAGCCCCCGCCAAATGTTTCAAGACTTGGCCTTGGCTTCCAGAGTTTCCCAGCGCCCCAGCGCATCCACCAACTCAGCATCAATGGCTTCGAATTTTTTCTGCAAATCAGCTACTTGCTGAAGATTATTGGTGTAAAGGT from Sulfuriferula sp. AH1 harbors:
- the oadA gene encoding sodium-extruding oxaloacetate decarboxylase subunit alpha, giving the protein MPKVFITDLVLRDGHQSLIATRMRTEHMLPICAKLDNIGFWSLEAWGGATFDACVRFLKEDPWERLAKLRKALPNTPIQMLLRGQNLLGYRHYADDVVRAFVQKSADNGVDVFRIFDAMNDLRNMRVSIEAVKKSGKHAQGAISYTTSPVHDIPHFVELAKGLADLGCDTIAIKDMAGLLTPGVAFDLVKAIREATGLPVHTHSHATSGLASMAHLKAVEAGATIIDTCISAFSEGASHPTTESLVAALAGTEYDTGINLADLEEIAAYFREIRKLYWQYESSFTGVDPRVLISQVPGGMISNLSNQLKEQGSLDRMDEVLAEIPRVREDLGYPPLVTPTSQIVGSQAVINVLTDGRYKTITNEVKLYMQGRYGQAPGIINEAVRDLAIGTQEVITCRPADLIPDEMDKLRNEIEDVAKTEEDVLTYAMFPDLGRTFLQERNANKLTPEVLLPIEAKNASSSTRFAADEFRITLHGETYHIRLTGTGHGSQTERPYYVSVDGVTEEVFVEALNEIEVSADGSSTGKAKSTSKISSSGRPRPSHAGHVTTAMPGNIVDVLVSTGQKVKAGDPVLVIEAMKMENEIQASISGTIINLFVVKGDAVTPDQALLEIQPE
- a CDS encoding Maf family nucleotide pyrophosphatase — protein: MIATSRTLVLASTSPYRRELLAKLQVNFEVAAPEVDETPLPDETPAAAALRLSALKAKAVADRFPNALIIGSDQVATLNGMHIGKPGTHDKAVAQLRLMRGQQIVFHTALSLYNSATGRLQSDIIPTTVQIRPLTDTQIEHYLRKDQPYNCAGSARSEALGIAIMEKMEGSDPNALIGLPLIALTQMLMHENWDVLL